The Teredinibacter sp. KSP-S5-2 genome includes a window with the following:
- the tolQ gene encoding protein TolQ, producing the protein MSQEPLSIFHLIANASLLVQMVMLMLFLASVVSWVMIVQRGIYQTRAKAAFDAFERQFWSGIDLTQLYRQGNSKANQNNSGGVENIFRAGFKEFSRLRQQSGTEPDAIMEGTQRSMRVALAREEEKLEANLPFLASVASVSPYIGLFGTVWGIMNSFRGLANVQQATLATVAPGISEALVATAMGLFAAIPAVLAYNRFSARAESLSGKYETFAEEFSSILHRQVHSKP; encoded by the coding sequence ATGAGCCAGGAACCGCTTTCCATTTTCCATTTGATCGCTAATGCCAGCCTTTTGGTGCAGATGGTGATGTTAATGTTATTTCTTGCATCGGTTGTGTCCTGGGTGATGATCGTGCAGCGGGGTATCTACCAGACTCGTGCTAAAGCGGCCTTTGATGCGTTCGAAAGACAGTTTTGGTCTGGTATTGATCTAACCCAGTTGTATCGTCAGGGAAACAGTAAGGCTAATCAAAATAACTCTGGCGGAGTGGAAAATATTTTCCGCGCGGGATTCAAGGAGTTTTCCCGTTTACGTCAGCAATCGGGGACCGAACCGGATGCCATTATGGAAGGCACGCAGAGATCAATGCGGGTTGCTCTTGCGCGGGAAGAAGAAAAGCTGGAGGCCAATCTACCTTTTCTCGCCAGCGTCGCATCGGTGAGCCCTTATATCGGACTGTTTGGCACCGTATGGGGAATCATGAATTCGTTCCGCGGTTTGGCCAATGTGCAGCAAGCAACTTTGGCTACGGTTGCTCCGGGTATTTCCGAAGCGCTAGTGGCTACCGCGATGGGATTGTTTGCTGCTATTCCTGCGGTACTTGCTTACAACCGCTTTTCGGCTCGAGCAGAGTCATTGAGCGGTAAATACGAAACCTTTGCCGAAGAGTTTTCTTCTATCTTACACCGCCAAGTGCATTCAAAACCTTAA
- the tolR gene encoding protein TolR, protein MASKKKKPMAEINVVPYIDVMLVLLVIFMVTAPLLMQGVKVDLPQAPSSPLDNKDEEPLIVSVKTDGTLYINLGGKQEQSKPIGEIQETVSKVLRQKPETPVLVWGDHKVDYGIVVNLMTALQQAGASSVGLVTDPPK, encoded by the coding sequence ATGGCATCCAAGAAAAAGAAACCTATGGCGGAGATCAATGTGGTTCCCTACATTGATGTGATGTTGGTTTTATTGGTTATTTTTATGGTAACCGCGCCTTTGCTTATGCAAGGAGTGAAAGTTGATCTACCGCAGGCGCCATCTTCACCTTTAGACAATAAAGATGAAGAGCCGCTTATTGTTTCAGTCAAAACAGATGGCACACTCTATATAAACCTGGGGGGAAAGCAGGAACAGTCAAAGCCCATTGGTGAAATTCAAGAGACCGTCAGCAAAGTGTTGCGTCAAAAGCCGGAAACACCGGTGCTTGTATGGGGTGATCATAAAGTGGATTATGGAATCGTGGTGAACTTGATGACGGCTTTGCAACAAGCTGGAGCCTCTTCTGTCGGTCTTGTTACTGATCCTCCTAAGTAG
- the ybgC gene encoding tol-pal system-associated acyl-CoA thioesterase — protein MTNEFSINIRVYIEDTDAGGIVYYPNYLKFMERSRTEFLRELGFPKAAFIADGFLVVVASAQIDYRRSAKLDDEIQVTTFPEKVKRGSIIMHQKVLRDGQVLAEGRVRVACINEQTAEPAPLPTELVLQLNKYLEEFSA, from the coding sequence GTGACAAACGAATTTTCTATCAATATCCGGGTCTATATCGAAGATACTGATGCCGGGGGGATTGTTTACTATCCCAATTATTTGAAATTTATGGAGCGTTCCCGCACCGAATTTTTACGGGAGCTGGGTTTTCCCAAAGCGGCTTTTATTGCCGATGGTTTTTTGGTTGTGGTGGCTTCAGCACAGATTGATTACCGACGTTCAGCTAAACTGGATGACGAAATTCAGGTGACAACCTTTCCCGAAAAAGTGAAACGCGGTTCAATAATAATGCACCAAAAGGTTTTACGTGATGGGCAAGTCCTGGCTGAAGGACGTGTACGAGTTGCCTGTATTAATGAACAAACTGCAGAACCTGCTCCATTACCCACAGAGTTGGTGTTGCAACTGAATAAATATCTCGAGGAGTTTTCTGCATGA
- the tolB gene encoding Tol-Pal system beta propeller repeat protein TolB, translating to MHKIGLFLCAMVLALGARAELTIEITQGVDNPTPIAVVPFGGAQNVQEDLTQIISADLMRSGLFHAIPQRDMLSFPKKESEIYYRDWRVLGANYLVVGDLQKSPTGFVLEYQLYDVIAQRRVLSRTVTGSDTQVRDIAHLVSDEVYQSITGIKGAFSTKILYVEDLGKSVQKRYRIVLADADGARDKVLFSSSEPLLSPTWSNDMRYVAYVSFETSRPAIFRQNIRTGEREQLTNFRGLNGAPAFSPDDTKLAMVLSKDGNPEIYTLEIATKKLRRVTQTSSSVIDTEPNWTEDGKGIIFTSNRGGNPQIYQIHLASGRTERLTFEGDYNARPRVSPDGKSLVMVHRENGIFHIAWQDIASGDMRILTETWLDESPSIAPNGAMLLYATQHNNKGVLAAVSLDAGVKYRLPSKRGDVREPAWSPFIK from the coding sequence ATGCATAAAATTGGCCTTTTCCTCTGTGCAATGGTGCTTGCCTTGGGCGCGCGTGCAGAGCTGACCATCGAAATCACACAAGGTGTTGATAACCCCACTCCCATTGCTGTTGTTCCTTTTGGTGGCGCACAAAATGTTCAGGAAGACCTGACGCAAATTATATCTGCGGACTTAATGCGAAGTGGTTTGTTTCATGCGATACCACAAAGAGATATGTTGTCATTTCCGAAAAAAGAATCGGAAATTTATTATCGCGATTGGCGTGTGCTCGGTGCAAACTATTTAGTGGTTGGTGATCTGCAGAAATCTCCGACAGGTTTTGTGCTTGAATATCAGTTATATGATGTTATTGCGCAACGAAGAGTATTGAGTCGAACAGTAACCGGCAGCGATACGCAGGTAAGAGACATTGCGCATTTAGTCAGTGATGAAGTTTACCAATCGATTACCGGAATAAAAGGCGCTTTTTCTACTAAAATACTTTACGTTGAAGATTTGGGGAAATCTGTTCAAAAGCGTTATCGCATAGTGTTGGCTGATGCCGATGGTGCGCGCGATAAGGTTTTATTTTCATCTTCGGAGCCTTTGTTATCCCCAACCTGGTCCAACGATATGCGTTATGTGGCTTATGTTTCATTTGAAACATCCCGGCCAGCCATTTTTAGGCAGAATATTCGCACAGGGGAGCGAGAACAGCTCACAAATTTCAGAGGCTTGAACGGTGCTCCGGCATTTTCGCCTGATGACACCAAATTGGCGATGGTTTTGTCAAAAGACGGTAATCCAGAGATTTATACATTGGAGATAGCAACGAAAAAGCTTCGTCGTGTGACGCAGACATCAAGTAGCGTCATTGACACCGAGCCGAATTGGACAGAAGATGGAAAAGGAATTATTTTTACCTCCAATCGCGGGGGGAATCCACAGATTTACCAAATCCATCTTGCAAGTGGCCGCACAGAGCGCTTAACCTTTGAGGGGGATTATAACGCTCGGCCAAGAGTTTCGCCGGATGGTAAAAGTTTGGTCATGGTTCATCGGGAAAATGGCATCTTCCATATCGCCTGGCAAGATATTGCATCGGGGGATATGCGCATTTTAACGGAAACTTGGCTTGACGAATCTCCCAGTATAGCGCCTAATGGCGCGATGTTGCTGTATGCGACTCAGCACAATAATAAGGGAGTCTTAGCGGCAGTTTCTTTGGATGCTGGTGTAAAATACAGATTACCTTCTAAGCGAGGGGATGTTCGAGAACCCGCATGGTCTCCGTTCATCAAGTAG
- a CDS encoding YbjQ family protein, translated as MYDLIIFLVLLSLGYFVGQALEKSHFRSIIKREKELRHLLTFSNRYPPSVTEEQNAQLVTGSVVISIDYFKQIVAGLRALIGGRITSYESLLERARREALLRMKEEASAMGANIIVNVKLETASITKGQRQQVGCVEVLAYGTALHDKQFD; from the coding sequence ATGTACGATTTAATTATATTTCTGGTGTTGCTGAGCCTGGGCTACTTTGTCGGACAGGCATTGGAAAAAAGCCATTTCCGCTCAATAATCAAACGTGAAAAAGAGCTTCGACACCTTCTCACCTTCAGTAACAGATACCCTCCATCAGTGACGGAGGAACAGAACGCCCAACTTGTCACCGGGTCAGTGGTAATTTCCATCGATTACTTTAAACAGATTGTTGCAGGGCTACGAGCATTAATAGGCGGAAGAATAACCTCTTACGAATCATTGCTCGAACGCGCACGCAGAGAAGCACTATTACGCATGAAGGAGGAAGCTTCTGCTATGGGGGCCAATATCATTGTCAACGTCAAGCTGGAAACTGCTTCAATCACCAAAGGCCAGCGCCAACAGGTAGGTTGTGTTGAAGTATTAGCCTATGGTACAGCCCTGCACGATAAGCAATTTGACTGA
- a CDS encoding YbjQ family protein has protein sequence MIVTNIEIIPGKRIAKHLGMVQGNTVRAKHAGRDLMAGLKNIFGGELKGYTELLTEARQEATERMIEQAQAIGANAVLNVRYSTSSVTAGAAELFAYGTAVILEE, from the coding sequence ATGATCGTAACCAACATAGAAATTATCCCCGGCAAACGTATTGCAAAACACCTTGGCATGGTTCAAGGCAACACGGTTCGAGCCAAGCATGCCGGACGAGATCTTATGGCTGGACTAAAAAACATTTTTGGTGGAGAACTTAAAGGTTATACCGAGCTACTGACAGAGGCTCGGCAAGAAGCAACAGAGAGGATGATTGAGCAGGCCCAAGCCATTGGCGCTAACGCCGTATTAAATGTGCGCTATTCAACCTCCTCCGTCACCGCAGGCGCCGCCGAGTTATTTGCCTATGGCACAGCGGTAATCCTGGAAGAGTAA
- the ybgF gene encoding tol-pal system protein YbgF: MPSRFILFFSALLISFSVTAVEVIDRYPDGEERQSQRQPQAVTQAPMPAQSPAEATNLAELYYQLQVVQQEVLQLRGQVEEQAHQIKKLKQQRLDDYIDLDRRLSQLGQPGSGRPVLSSSTDSQTSNSSTASGGAQASELQSYRSAIDLVLKQQKYDQAADALMQHLKDYPSGRYAANAQYWLGEIYLLKNELETARQWFTKLLSTYPDHNKVPDAQFKLGKVHHLLGDDAKAKEFLNKAASSNSSAASLARDYLKLNFPS, from the coding sequence ATGCCTAGTAGATTTATACTGTTTTTTTCTGCGTTACTTATTAGTTTTTCTGTTACCGCTGTTGAAGTTATTGACCGCTATCCCGATGGGGAAGAGCGTCAGTCTCAACGGCAACCTCAGGCTGTGACTCAAGCGCCAATGCCTGCACAATCGCCAGCAGAAGCGACAAACCTCGCCGAGCTTTATTACCAATTGCAGGTAGTGCAACAGGAGGTGTTACAGCTTCGTGGTCAGGTTGAAGAACAAGCTCATCAGATTAAAAAGCTAAAGCAGCAACGGCTTGACGATTATATCGATCTTGATCGACGTCTTAGCCAATTAGGTCAGCCGGGCAGTGGGCGACCGGTATTGTCTTCTTCTACTGATAGCCAGACTTCGAATAGTTCTACTGCAAGTGGTGGGGCGCAGGCTTCTGAGCTGCAAAGCTATCGCTCTGCTATTGATCTTGTTTTAAAGCAGCAAAAGTATGACCAGGCGGCTGATGCATTAATGCAGCATCTGAAAGATTACCCTAGTGGGCGTTATGCCGCGAATGCTCAGTATTGGCTGGGGGAGATTTATCTGCTGAAAAATGAGCTTGAGACCGCTCGCCAGTGGTTTACCAAGTTACTAAGCACTTACCCTGATCACAACAAAGTGCCTGATGCCCAATTTAAACTGGGTAAGGTCCACCATTTGTTGGGGGACGATGCGAAAGCCAAAGAGTTTTTAAACAAGGCTGCGTCATCCAATTCCAGCGCTGCAAGCTTGGCTCGAGACTACTTGAAGCTAAACTTCCCGTCATAA
- the queE gene encoding 7-carboxy-7-deazaguanine synthase QueE: MSDISLRITEIFCSLQGEARTVGCPTVFVRLTGCPLRCGYCDSAYAFHGGERKTLAEILQKVDGYGARYVCVTGGEPLAQPDCKHLLTALCDKGYEVSLETSGAMDVEEVDERVSIVMDLKTPASGEVEKNLYANIPKLSDKDQVKFVLCDRQDYQWAKMKLDEYRLTNQVGEVLFSPSYEGVTPKELAEWILEDKLDVRFQIQLHKYIWGDKPGV; this comes from the coding sequence ATGTCTGATATATCCCTCCGTATTACTGAAATATTCTGCTCGTTACAAGGTGAAGCCCGTACTGTGGGATGCCCAACGGTGTTTGTGCGTTTAACCGGCTGTCCTTTGCGCTGCGGTTACTGTGACTCTGCATACGCCTTTCATGGCGGAGAGAGAAAGACACTGGCGGAGATTCTGCAAAAAGTGGACGGATATGGTGCTCGCTATGTCTGCGTCACGGGTGGAGAGCCTTTGGCTCAGCCAGACTGTAAACACTTACTTACTGCTTTGTGTGATAAGGGATATGAAGTCTCACTGGAAACCAGTGGTGCAATGGATGTTGAAGAGGTGGACGAGCGGGTCAGTATTGTCATGGATCTCAAAACACCGGCTTCGGGCGAGGTCGAGAAAAACCTCTATGCCAATATTCCTAAGTTGTCAGACAAAGATCAGGTCAAGTTTGTTCTCTGTGATCGTCAGGATTATCAGTGGGCCAAAATGAAACTGGACGAATACCGTCTGACTAATCAGGTTGGTGAAGTACTATTTTCCCCAAGCTACGAGGGGGTAACGCCAAAAGAGTTGGCGGAGTGGATCTTAGAGGACAAGCTGGACGTTCGTTTTCAAATTCAATTACATAAATACATTTGGGGCGATAAGCCCGGCGTGTAA
- the pal gene encoding peptidoglycan-associated lipoprotein Pal: MTKTLKIFLAMIAVMSLLAGCSSNTQVEDDASATDSATESTDQGAGADLDGANSMENAVDLSGVDTVFYFDFDQSILRSESRSALMLHAEALKAEPRNVRLEGHADERGSREYNMALGERRANAVRDFLVLQGVDSNLIETVSYGEERPAEVGSYDSAWSKNRRVELK, from the coding sequence ATGACAAAAACATTAAAAATTTTCTTGGCAATGATTGCGGTTATGAGTCTGCTGGCGGGGTGTAGCTCAAATACTCAAGTTGAAGACGACGCTTCAGCAACAGATTCTGCTACTGAGTCTACCGATCAAGGTGCTGGTGCGGATCTTGATGGCGCTAATTCTATGGAGAATGCGGTTGACCTTTCTGGCGTTGACACAGTTTTCTACTTTGACTTTGACCAATCCATTCTTCGTTCCGAATCACGTTCTGCGCTTATGCTTCACGCTGAAGCGTTAAAAGCTGAGCCACGTAATGTTCGTTTAGAAGGTCACGCTGATGAGCGTGGAAGCCGTGAGTACAACATGGCTCTAGGTGAGCGTCGTGCTAACGCTGTTCGTGATTTCCTAGTACTTCAAGGTGTGGATTCCAACCTTATCGAAACTGTAAGTTACGGTGAAGAGCGTCCAGCAGAAGTCGGTAGCTACGATTCTGCATGGTCAAAAAATCGTCGCGTTGAACTTAAATAA
- a CDS encoding M48 family metallopeptidase — protein sequence MRYSNPEIPEGINVTQVHPLKEFFTLIAGVAGLVIVAVFLLAVTVQYLVTLIPFEKESQWLGRMGESFTASMQSEEISDNHQQIEGYLQQLADSLSEHQALPEGMTITVHYSEGDTVNAFATLGGNIVIFKGLLETLPHENALAMVMAHEIAHIKHRHPIVALGRGVAVGLVLVSLSGVGDGVAVQQLLGNLSMLTTLTFSRSQEELSDHDALGVLSAEYGHIGGAEALFEVLQKEYDGKEPPQILSTHPHTEKRIERIKEMQTAMDTDTEFKPLPDFILELKKANKKDSPDNT from the coding sequence ATGCGATATTCCAACCCAGAGATACCTGAAGGAATCAATGTCACGCAGGTTCACCCACTGAAAGAGTTTTTTACTCTTATTGCCGGAGTAGCGGGATTAGTCATTGTTGCCGTCTTTCTACTCGCGGTCACAGTGCAGTATCTGGTGACGTTGATTCCTTTTGAGAAAGAGTCCCAATGGCTCGGTCGAATGGGGGAAAGTTTCACTGCGAGCATGCAATCAGAGGAAATATCGGATAACCATCAACAAATAGAAGGCTATCTACAGCAGCTGGCTGACTCTTTGAGCGAGCATCAAGCGTTGCCGGAAGGAATGACGATTACAGTGCATTACTCAGAAGGCGATACAGTGAACGCTTTTGCCACACTGGGCGGTAACATTGTCATCTTCAAAGGCCTGCTAGAAACCCTTCCCCATGAAAATGCACTGGCAATGGTGATGGCCCATGAGATTGCTCATATCAAGCATCGCCACCCTATCGTCGCCCTTGGCCGTGGCGTTGCAGTAGGGCTGGTTTTGGTTAGTTTATCCGGTGTGGGCGATGGTGTCGCCGTCCAGCAACTGCTAGGCAACCTCAGTATGTTGACGACCTTAACCTTCAGTCGCTCCCAAGAAGAACTATCAGACCATGATGCACTGGGCGTTTTGTCAGCCGAATACGGCCATATTGGGGGTGCAGAAGCGCTTTTTGAAGTATTACAAAAGGAATATGACGGGAAAGAACCGCCCCAGATATTAAGCACTCACCCACACACGGAGAAACGAATTGAACGCATTAAGGAAATGCAAACAGCAATGGACACCGACACGGAATTCAAACCACTGCCAGATTTTATTCTTGAACTAAAGAAAGCGAACAAAAAAGACAGTCCGGATAACACGTAA
- the tolA gene encoding cell envelope integrity protein TolA, with amino-acid sequence MLQIRTYIIPVLVSLLIHAGVLALLGFNWNPQNPTRKIERPNFVKAQLVELKEKAPKKVAKKQPKKVDLTKRRLEQQRQKKLAEQKKQAALKKKQEDAKRKTEEERKRKEALAKKEAEARAREQELQRLQMQQELEQAIAEEEQLLAEVEFENEAQSYVSAITQRIEQNWSRPPSARTGMQCELLIQLVPTGQVVEVNIIKSSGNPAFDRSAEQAVKKVDRFPEIREMPPEVFERYYRKLRLVFNPQDLRQ; translated from the coding sequence GTGTTACAGATCCGTACCTATATTATTCCTGTTCTGGTTAGCCTGCTCATTCATGCCGGGGTTTTGGCTCTGCTTGGTTTTAACTGGAACCCGCAAAATCCTACCCGAAAAATCGAGCGCCCAAATTTTGTAAAAGCCCAGCTGGTCGAACTAAAAGAAAAGGCTCCCAAAAAAGTTGCGAAGAAGCAGCCTAAAAAAGTGGACTTGACTAAGCGACGTCTTGAACAGCAAAGGCAAAAAAAACTGGCTGAGCAAAAGAAACAAGCTGCACTGAAAAAGAAACAAGAAGACGCCAAGCGCAAAACGGAAGAAGAGAGAAAGCGCAAAGAAGCGTTAGCTAAGAAAGAAGCTGAGGCGCGTGCGCGAGAACAAGAGTTACAGCGGTTGCAAATGCAGCAGGAGCTTGAACAAGCTATTGCTGAAGAGGAGCAACTATTAGCTGAAGTGGAATTTGAAAATGAAGCTCAAAGCTATGTGTCAGCAATTACTCAACGCATAGAGCAAAACTGGAGTCGGCCGCCATCTGCGCGTACAGGAATGCAGTGTGAATTATTGATACAATTAGTGCCGACAGGGCAGGTCGTTGAAGTAAACATCATTAAGAGCAGCGGTAACCCTGCCTTTGATCGTTCTGCTGAACAGGCAGTAAAAAAAGTGGATCGCTTTCCAGAAATTCGGGAGATGCCCCCCGAAGTGTTTGAACGATATTATCGAAAGTTAAGATTAGTATTTAACCCACAGGACTTAAGGCAGTGA
- the nadA gene encoding quinolinate synthase NadA — MSELETLHKEMGTNPQELVKQYLDDALKYRESHPPHKTEHFREQIKQLLIKHNAVLIAHYYTSPEIQSLAEETGGCVADSLEMARFGKNHSAETLVVAGVKFMGETSKILSPEKRVLMPTLEATCSLDLGCPVNEFSAFCDQHPDRTVVVYANTSAAVKARADWVVTSSIALDVVDYLDSKGEKILWAPDKHLGNYVAKKTGADVLLWDGSCIVHEEFKARGILDLKKQHPEAGILVHPESPESVVDIADAVGSTSQLIAATQTLDNPSFIVATDQGIFYKMQQACPDKQLFIAPTAGSGATCRSCANCPWMAMNELDNLVQVFENTKTKEIVVDPELGKKAMIPLQRMLDFKK, encoded by the coding sequence ATGAGTGAATTGGAAACCCTGCACAAAGAAATGGGGACAAACCCGCAAGAACTGGTTAAGCAGTATTTGGATGATGCCCTAAAATATCGAGAGTCACATCCACCCCATAAAACCGAGCACTTTCGTGAACAAATAAAACAGTTGCTCATCAAGCACAATGCCGTGCTTATTGCTCATTATTATACCTCTCCAGAAATTCAATCCCTTGCTGAAGAAACTGGCGGCTGTGTTGCTGATTCTCTGGAAATGGCGAGGTTTGGTAAGAACCATTCTGCTGAGACTTTGGTGGTTGCCGGGGTTAAGTTTATGGGAGAGACATCCAAAATTCTTTCTCCCGAAAAGCGTGTGCTTATGCCCACCTTGGAGGCAACCTGTTCATTGGATTTGGGGTGCCCTGTGAATGAGTTTTCTGCATTCTGTGATCAACATCCTGACCGCACTGTCGTGGTTTATGCCAACACGTCCGCGGCGGTCAAAGCGCGTGCAGATTGGGTTGTTACATCCAGCATCGCTTTAGATGTTGTGGATTATCTGGACAGCAAGGGTGAGAAGATTCTTTGGGCTCCAGACAAGCACTTGGGCAATTACGTGGCCAAGAAGACTGGTGCTGACGTGCTGCTGTGGGATGGCTCCTGTATTGTTCACGAAGAGTTCAAGGCTCGTGGAATTCTGGATTTGAAAAAGCAGCACCCTGAAGCTGGAATCCTTGTTCACCCTGAGTCACCAGAGTCCGTGGTCGATATTGCTGATGCGGTGGGCTCCACATCACAGCTTATTGCTGCCACTCAAACATTGGATAACCCCAGCTTTATTGTCGCTACAGATCAGGGCATTTTCTACAAAATGCAGCAGGCCTGCCCGGATAAACAGCTTTTTATCGCGCCAACAGCTGGTTCCGGTGCAACTTGCAGAAGCTGTGCAAATTGCCCCTGGATGGCTATGAATGAATTGGATAATCTGGTTCAGGTGTTTGAGAACACAAAAACCAAAGAGATCGTAGTTGACCCCGAATTGGGCAAAAAAGCCATGATTCCTTTGCAGCGTATGTTGGACTTTAAGAAATAG
- the queC gene encoding 7-cyano-7-deazaguanine synthase QueC gives MSKKRAVILVSGGLDSTTVLAIALANGYECYTLSFDYGQRHRAELEAAERVSNAMNVQEHKVVSLDLGTIGGSALTDSNIDVPEEETDGIPVTYVPARNTVFLSIALGWAEVLGAEAIFIGVNAVDYSGYPDCRPDYIRAYQTMANLATKVGVEGQGVSIETPLIDLTKAQIIQAGVDLGVDYSLTVSCYQASEDGVACGKCDSCRLRKQGFIEAGVQDPTRYQA, from the coding sequence GTGAGTAAAAAACGTGCAGTGATTCTTGTGTCTGGTGGTCTGGACTCTACTACGGTTCTGGCTATCGCTCTGGCAAATGGGTATGAGTGTTATACCTTGAGTTTTGACTATGGGCAGCGGCACCGGGCTGAGCTAGAGGCTGCAGAAAGGGTCTCGAACGCAATGAATGTGCAGGAACACAAGGTGGTCTCTCTTGATCTGGGGACAATTGGTGGTTCAGCATTGACCGATAGTAATATCGACGTACCTGAAGAAGAGACGGATGGCATTCCCGTTACCTACGTTCCCGCTCGCAACACGGTGTTCCTGTCTATTGCATTGGGATGGGCTGAGGTCCTCGGAGCTGAGGCGATTTTCATTGGCGTAAATGCGGTGGATTACTCTGGATACCCGGACTGCCGCCCTGATTACATTCGCGCCTATCAAACAATGGCAAACTTGGCCACGAAGGTTGGAGTTGAAGGTCAGGGAGTGTCTATTGAAACTCCTCTGATTGATTTAACCAAAGCACAAATAATTCAGGCCGGAGTGGATTTAGGGGTGGATTATTCACTCACAGTATCCTGTTATCAGGCTTCTGAAGATGGTGTTGCCTGTGGTAAGTGTGATAGCTGTCGTTTACGAAAACAGGGTTTTATTGAAGCTGGCGTACAAGATCCAACCCGATATCAGGCATAA
- the ruvB gene encoding Holliday junction branch migration DNA helicase RuvB, whose amino-acid sequence MIEEDRIISGGAKPKEEMLDRAVRPKTLKDYIGQPVVKEQMDIFIHAAKGRGEALDHTLVFGPPGLGKTTLANIIAAEMGVDLKTTSGPVLEKAGDLAAMMTNLEPGDVLFIDEIHRLSAVVEEVLYPAMEDFQLDIMIGEGPAARSIKIDLPPFTLVGATTRAGLLTSPLRDRFGIVQRLEFYNVEDLTHIVKRSASLMGIQMEPEGAFEVARRARGTPRIANRLLRRVRDFSEVKGDGIVTSDLADRALNMLGVDHQGFDHMDRRLILSMIEKFEGGPVGVDNLAAAISEERDTIEDVLEPYLIQQGYVIRTPRGRMATQLAYDHFGLTPKKND is encoded by the coding sequence ATGATTGAAGAAGATCGCATTATCAGTGGCGGAGCAAAACCCAAGGAAGAGATGCTCGATCGCGCTGTTCGCCCAAAAACCTTAAAAGACTACATCGGGCAGCCTGTTGTTAAGGAGCAGATGGATATCTTTATCCATGCTGCCAAGGGCCGTGGTGAAGCGCTTGATCATACGTTGGTATTTGGCCCTCCCGGTTTGGGTAAAACCACCTTGGCCAATATTATCGCGGCGGAAATGGGCGTAGACCTGAAAACCACATCTGGTCCAGTGCTGGAAAAAGCAGGTGATTTAGCTGCGATGATGACCAACCTTGAACCGGGTGATGTGTTATTTATTGATGAAATCCACCGTTTGAGCGCCGTGGTCGAAGAGGTTCTCTACCCGGCGATGGAAGACTTCCAGCTTGATATCATGATTGGTGAAGGCCCTGCGGCGCGCTCAATTAAAATCGATCTGCCGCCATTTACTTTGGTTGGTGCAACTACTCGGGCGGGGCTGCTTACTTCTCCGTTGCGGGATCGGTTTGGTATCGTACAGCGTCTGGAGTTTTACAATGTGGAAGACCTGACTCATATCGTGAAACGCTCGGCCTCGCTTATGGGCATTCAAATGGAGCCGGAAGGGGCTTTCGAAGTCGCCCGAAGAGCCAGGGGAACCCCCAGAATTGCCAACCGTTTGCTTCGTCGTGTTCGCGACTTTTCGGAAGTAAAAGGCGATGGGATTGTGACCTCGGACTTGGCTGACAGAGCATTGAATATGCTTGGTGTTGATCATCAAGGGTTCGATCACATGGATAGACGTTTGATTCTCTCCATGATTGAAAAATTTGAAGGCGGCCCGGTTGGTGTAGATAATCTGGCGGCGGCCATTAGCGAAGAGCGGGATACCATCGAAGATGTATTGGAACCCTACTTGATACAGCAAGGGTATGTTATCCGCACACCAAGAGGGCGTATGGCCACGCAACTTGCCTACGATCATTTTGGTTTAACCCCAAAGAAGAACGATTAA